CGATCCATTAAAATCGCGAATTCTACAGGATTCAGGAATTCTCTCCCCAAGGCATGGCCCTGGTCGAAAAATCCGTACTTATCGGACAGTCCGCTGATCGCATGTTCGAACTGGTTGACCGTTGCGAAGAGTATCCCGCTTTCTTGCCATGGTGCAGCCAGACCGCAGTCAAATTTCGCGACGCGAAGATGACGGTGGCGACTCTTCATGTCAATTATCACAGCGCCAAGACCAGCTTCACGACCGAAAATCACAAGGAGGCGCCGCATTCGATGAGGATCTGCCTTGTTGACGGGCCTTTCAGGCGTCTCGAGGGATCATGGCATTTCAAGACGCTGGCGGAGACCGCCTGCAAGATCGAGTTCCAGTTGCACTATGACTTTTC
This window of the Candidatus Dechloromonas phosphoritropha genome carries:
- a CDS encoding type II toxin-antitoxin system RatA family toxin, which produces MALVEKSVLIGQSADRMFELVDRCEEYPAFLPWCSQTAVKFRDAKMTVATLHVNYHSAKTSFTTENHKEAPHSMRICLVDGPFRRLEGSWHFKTLAETACKIEFQLHYDFSSRVFEKAIGPVFSHIANTFVDAFVRRAGQVYGEGNG